CGTGGAGGAAGATCATCAGCGGCCAGCGTTCCTCATCCGGTTCTGCCCGTGCCGCACCGGGGGGAAGGTGGAGCTGATATTCATAGCCGCCAGCCGCGACCGGGGGCTGTGGATGCTGCCCGGCCTGCAAGGCGGGCGAACGGGCATGGAGATGACCGGGGGCGGTACAGGCCGCGGCAAGACAGGCGAGGGCGAGAGAGATCAGTCGTTTCATCGTCATCCTTTGACACTTCCGGCGAGCAGGCCGCCGATGAACTGGCGTTGCAGCGCCAGGAACAGAATCAGCACCGGAACCGTGGTCACCACCGAACCGGCCATCATCAGCTCGATATCCTGCGCACGCTCGCGCCCCATGGCGGCGAGCGCGACGGGCAGGGTGTAGAGATCGTGATCGGACAGCACGATCAGCGGCCACAGAAAATCGTTCCAGCTGCCGAGGAACACGAACAGCGCCAGCGTCGCGACGGCAGGGCGCATGATCGGTAGAACGATATGGCGGAAGATGCGCCATTCGCTGGCACCGTCGATCCGGGCCGCTTCTATCAGGTCGAGCGGAATCGACAGGGCATATTGCCGCACCAGGAATATGCCGACAATCCCGGCCAGCCACGGCACCAGCACACCGGCATAGGAATTGACCAGCCCCAGTGCCTTGAGCTCCAGAAACAGGGGCAGCATCCCGATCTGCCCGGGTATCAGCAGCAGCGCGAGCAGGACCCGCACTGTCGTGTCGCGCCCCGGATAGCGCAGCCGGGCGAAAGCATATCCGGCGGGCAATGTAAAAACGAGCGCGAGCAGCGTGGCGAGGGTGGAGATCAGCAGGCTGTTTATCAGGAACATCCCCATGCCCTGGCTGGCGAACAGCGCGTGGTAATTAGCGAGCGTCGGGTCGCCGGGGATCAGCGGCGGAGGGAACTGCCCGGCTTCGCCCGGTTGCATCAGG
The nucleotide sequence above comes from Pelagerythrobacter marensis. Encoded proteins:
- a CDS encoding carbohydrate ABC transporter permease yields the protein MTARLGMTALVAAFAAITLAPLLWMVSVSLMQPGEAGQFPPPLIPGDPTLANYHALFASQGMGMFLINSLLISTLATLLALVFTLPAGYAFARLRYPGRDTTVRVLLALLLIPGQIGMLPLFLELKALGLVNSYAGVLVPWLAGIVGIFLVRQYALSIPLDLIEAARIDGASEWRIFRHIVLPIMRPAVATLALFVFLGSWNDFLWPLIVLSDHDLYTLPVALAAMGRERAQDIELMMAGSVVTTVPVLILFLALQRQFIGGLLAGSVKG